GTCAGCTCCTCGGCCTGCTTCTGCAACTGGGAGTTCACCCACTCGATCCGCTCCCGCGCCTCGCGTACCTCGGCCAGATCCGCCGCGATCTTCTGGCGCATCGCGTCCACGTCCTCGCCGAGACGCTGGAACTCCGGCGGGCCGGCACCGGAGATCCGCTGACCGTAGTCGCCGGTGGCGACCTCGCGGACCTGCCCGGCCAGGGCGGTCAGCGGTCGCAGCACCATCCGGTCCAGCGAGAGCAGCAGCGCGATGCCGGCCAGCGCGACCACCAGACCGGCCACGACGAGCAGGACGACCAGGAGGTTCCCGGTCCGCTCGACGTCCCGGGCGGTGGCCTCCCGGGCGGTCAGGATCTCCTCCTGTAGCGCGGAGACCGTCGTCCGCAACTCGTCGAAGCGCTGCCGGCTCTCGTCGGTCAACAGCGCCTGCCCGGCAGCCGCGCCATTCGTGCTGGTGGCGTCGATCACCGGCTGGGCGACGGTGCGCCGCCACTCGTCCGCCTGCTGCTCGACGCTCAGCAGTTCCGCCTCGATGCCGGGATAGCTGCCGGACAGCTCCCGGATCTGCGCCGCGGTCGTCCGCTCCCGCGCCAGGCCCCGCTCGTACGGGGCGAGGTCCTCGCGGTCGGCGCTCACCGCGTAGCCGCGCATGCCGGTCTCCTGGTCGAGCAGCGCGCTGAGCATCTCCTCGCCCTGCACCCGCAGCGGGCCGACCTCCATCAGCAGCACGTCGGTGTACTCGCGGTTCTTGGTGGCCACGACCGCCTCGGCCACCGCGACGCTGAACAGCAGCGCGCCGACGATGCCGAGCAACGCCAGCACCCGACCGCGCAGCGTCCAGACCCTGGGGTTCATCGGCCACCGCCCCGGGTGACCAGCAGCATCGCCACATCGTCGGCGAACGGGCCGCCGTTGAGTTCCTCGGCCCGCCCGACCAGCCAGGCCGGCAGCTCGGGCAGCGGGACGCTCCGGCTGGCCGGTTCGTCGAGCAGGCGGGTCAGGCCGGGCACGTCGAGCCGCTCGTCACCGGCACCGATCCGACCCTCGATCACGCCGTCGGTGTACATCAGCAGGGACCAGTCATCGGTCTCGAACTCCAGATCGAAGGCGACGGGCCGGCGGGGTCGTACGCCGAGCAGCAGGCCACCCGGTGCCGGCACCGGAGCCACCCGGCCATTGGCGAGCAGGACCGGTGGTGGGTGGCCGGCCAGCCGTACGGTCGCCCGGTTGGCGTTCAGGTCCAGCCGGGTGGTCGCGACCGTGGCGAAGATCTCCCGGAGCCGGCGCTCACTCATCAGCACCTGTTCCAACGCGGGCAGCACCTCGTCGTCAGGGACCCCGGCGAGGACCAGGGCCCGCCAGGCCACCCGGAGCTCGACGCCGAGTGCCGCCTCGTCCACGCCGTGGCCGCAAACGTCGCCGACGATCAGGTCGACCCGGTCGGGACTGGTCTGCACCACGTCGTAGAAGTCCCCGCCGATAAGCGCGGCGTGTCGGCCCGGCCGGTAGAAGGTGTGCACCGCGATCTGCTCGGTGGACATCAACGGCTGGGGCAGCAGACCGCGCTCCAGGCGGGCCGACTCGGCCTGACGCAGCTCCACCTCGCGCAGCCGGCGGGCGTTCTCGTCGGCCCGCTTACGCTCCACCGCGTAGCGCAGCGCCCGGGTCAGCAACACGCCGTCAACCTGGCCCTTGACCAGGTAGTCCTGGGCCCCCTCGGCGACCGCGACGATGCCCAGGTGCTCGTCGGAGCGGCCGGTGAGCACGCAGACCGCAGCGCTGCCGGACATCTCCAGCACCTGCCGCAGGCCGTCCAGCCCCTGCGCGTCCGGCAAGCCGAGGTCGAGCAGGACGCAGTCCACGCCGGCGATCCGCTGGCGGGCCTCGCTCAGGCTGGTGGCGACCAGCAGCTCGATCCCCGAGTTCGTCTCGGCCAGCAGTTCACCGACGAGGAAGGCGTCACCCTCGTCGTCCTCGACCAGCAGCACCCGCAGCCGCTCACCCGGCGGCAGGTTCGGGTTACCGCCCAGGCCACCCTGGGGGTACGGCCACGACACGACGGAGGGACCGGTCATCCCGGTCCCCCGGTGTGGCCGGGTCACCGCCGCGACGGGCGGGAGATCGCTGCTGATGTCGGGCTCCTTCCGACTGTCCCGCTGATCCTGTATTAGACAACGTTCGCACACAACACGACGGGGTGCCCTGGCACAGCATGGTGGATGATGACCTACCCCTGGTCCCACCCCTCCGAGGAGCCACCCGTGGGCGCACCCCCCAGCCCCGCCACCAAGCGTGCCCGCACGCCCGCCGACCGAGCCCTCGCCCGGCCTCGCCGACGCCCCCTCGCCGCGCTGGTGGCGCTGGCGGCACTCGCCGCCATCGGCGCGGGTGTGCTGCTCGACCTGCGC
This DNA window, taken from Micromonospora sp. FIMYZ51, encodes the following:
- a CDS encoding fused response regulator/phosphatase; protein product: MTRPHRGTGMTGPSVVSWPYPQGGLGGNPNLPPGERLRVLLVEDDEGDAFLVGELLAETNSGIELLVATSLSEARQRIAGVDCVLLDLGLPDAQGLDGLRQVLEMSGSAAVCVLTGRSDEHLGIVAVAEGAQDYLVKGQVDGVLLTRALRYAVERKRADENARRLREVELRQAESARLERGLLPQPLMSTEQIAVHTFYRPGRHAALIGGDFYDVVQTSPDRVDLIVGDVCGHGVDEAALGVELRVAWRALVLAGVPDDEVLPALEQVLMSERRLREIFATVATTRLDLNANRATVRLAGHPPPVLLANGRVAPVPAPGGLLLGVRPRRPVAFDLEFETDDWSLLMYTDGVIEGRIGAGDERLDVPGLTRLLDEPASRSVPLPELPAWLVGRAEELNGGPFADDVAMLLVTRGGGR